In Terriglobales bacterium, one genomic interval encodes:
- a CDS encoding prepilin-type N-terminal cleavage/methylation domain-containing protein: protein MRKTRGFSLIELLIVVAIILIIAAIAIPNLIRSRIAANEASAVYSLRTIHTAQTTYALTFPNVGYADDLSKLGGVNPNPPTPAAAGILDWLLGCASQPCTKSGYKFYISSTVGVPVANYTANGQPLLPGQSGVRGFCVDASGIIKADITGGTNCTVTIQ, encoded by the coding sequence CGCTCATCGAGCTGCTGATCGTGGTGGCCATCATTCTGATCATCGCAGCGATCGCCATTCCCAACCTGATCCGATCGCGGATCGCGGCCAACGAAGCTTCGGCCGTCTACTCGCTGCGCACCATCCATACCGCGCAGACCACCTACGCCCTCACCTTCCCCAACGTGGGCTATGCCGACGATCTCTCCAAGCTGGGAGGGGTGAACCCCAATCCTCCCACTCCGGCGGCGGCCGGCATCCTGGACTGGTTGCTGGGGTGTGCCTCACAGCCCTGCACCAAGAGCGGCTACAAGTTCTATATTTCCTCGACCGTGGGCGTCCCGGTGGCCAACTACACCGCCAACGGCCAGCCCTTGCTGCCGGGCCAGAGCGGGGTACGGGGCTTTTGCGTGGACGCCAGCGGCATCATCAAGGCCGACATCACCGGCGGCACCAACTGCACGGTGACCATCCAGTAG
- a CDS encoding CcmD family protein translates to MNYLYLAYGATWTIHIVYLVVLTSRAARLKKEVDELKKP, encoded by the coding sequence ATGAACTACCTCTATCTCGCCTACGGCGCCACCTGGACCATCCACATCGTCTACCTGGTGGTGCTGACCAGCCGCGCCGCCCGCCTCAAGAAGGAAGTCGACGAGCTGAAGAAACCCTGA
- the ccsA gene encoding cytochrome c biogenesis protein CcsA, whose translation MRNAFVLLALGVFLLLSYGLYQGLVAAPTEATMGDVQRIFYYHLPSAFLAFLCFIVNFAASVAYLTKRSARADALAVSTAEVGVVFCTVVLVTGPLWAKPVWGIWWTWDARLTSTLLLWLIYLSYLVLRRFASGGQAPVLSSALAIFGFVDVGFVYMANRWFRTQHPAPVLAGGSDSGLDPRMAHALLINFLAFLAYGAMLVWIRYRMERARQELEQAQALAALAGGGR comes from the coding sequence ATGAGAAACGCCTTCGTGCTGCTGGCCCTAGGGGTCTTTCTGCTGCTGAGCTACGGGCTCTACCAGGGGCTGGTGGCGGCGCCCACGGAAGCCACCATGGGCGACGTGCAGCGTATCTTTTATTACCACCTGCCCTCCGCCTTCCTCGCCTTCCTGTGCTTCATCGTGAACTTCGCGGCCTCGGTGGCCTACCTGACGAAGCGCAGCGCGCGCGCCGACGCCCTGGCCGTCTCCACCGCCGAAGTGGGCGTGGTCTTCTGCACGGTCGTGCTGGTGACGGGTCCGCTGTGGGCCAAGCCGGTGTGGGGGATCTGGTGGACCTGGGACGCGCGCCTGACCAGCACCCTGCTGCTGTGGCTGATCTACCTCAGCTACCTGGTGCTGCGGCGCTTCGCCAGCGGGGGGCAGGCGCCGGTGCTCTCCTCCGCGCTGGCCATCTTCGGCTTCGTGGACGTGGGCTTCGTGTACATGGCCAACCGCTGGTTCCGCACCCAGCATCCCGCGCCGGTGCTGGCGGGCGGCTCCGATTCCGGGCTCGACCCCCGCATGGCCCACGCCCTGCTCATCAACTTCCTGGCCTTCCTGGCCTACGGGGCCATGCTGGTGTGGATCCGTTACCGCATGGAGCGGGCGCGGCAGGAACTGGAGCAGGCGCAGGCCCTGGCCGCGCTCGCAGGAGGCGGCCGATGA